From the genome of Longispora fulva:
GGCAACTCCGACAACCTGGACCTGAGCAAGGCCGCGACCACCGACTACATGAAGAGCGTGTACTCCGAGTTCGCGCCGTGGTTCAAGGGGCCGGCGCTGCACATGGGCGCCGACGAGTACCCCGGGGACAAGGGTCTTCAACGGACCTACATCAACACGATGGCCGGCCACATCCGGTCCCTCGGCAAGCAGGTCCGGATCTGGGGCGACTTCAACTCGTTCCCCGGCGGCGCCACCGGCTCCGACCGCGACATCACGATCAACAGCTGGAACAACGGCTACTACTCCGGCCAGAACGCCATCGACGACGGCTACGACGTCATCAACTCCAACGACTCCAACCTCTACGTCGTCCCGTTCGCGACCTACTACCACCCGCAGGGCCTCGACGGCGCGTGGCTGTACAGCAGCTGGGAACCCAACGTGTTCGCCGACCAGACGGTGCCGGCCCAGCACGCCCGCCTCAAGGGCGCGATGCCGGCGGTGTGGAACGACCTGGTGCACGCCACCTACACCGAACTCGACGTGCACGGACTCGTGAAGAAGTCCTTCGCCGTCCTCGCCCAGAAGGAGTGGTCCGGCACGAGGTCCGGCACCGACTACGGCGCGTTCGTCGCCCGGGTGACGGCGGTGGGCATGGGCCCGGGCGTCGCCTACATCCGACCGGTCGTTAACCCCAACGACCTGGCACTCGGCAAGCCGACCACCGCGTCGTCGCAGGAGACCTCCGGCCTGGCGCCGGTCTTCGCCACCGACGGCGAACAGTCCACCCGGTGGGCGAGCACCTACAGCGACAACCAGTGGATCCAGGTCGACCTCGGCGCCACGAAGTCGATCGGGAACGTCGTCCTGGACTGGGAGGGCGCCTACGGCAAGGACTACGACCTGCAGGTCTCACCCGACGGCACCACCTGGACGACCGTCGCCCAACGCCGGGGCCGGACCACGGCGGGCGTGGACACCATCGCACTCACGTCCGTCGCCGCCCGCTACGTCCGGATGCAGGGCATCGCGCGCGGCACCACCTTCGGCTACTCCCTGTTCCGGTTCGAGGTGCTCGCGGACGCCACCGATCTGGCCCGGGGCGGCACGGCCAGCGCGTCCTCCCAGGAGACGGCGAACTTCCCTGCAGCCAAGGCGATCGACGGCGACCCGGCGACCCGCTGGTCCAGCGCCTACACCAACGGCGAATGGTTCCAGGTCGACCTGGGCGCGTCCAAGACGGTGGGCCGGGTCGTACTGACCTGGGAGGCCGCCTACGGCAAGGACTATGACCTGCAGGTGTCGGCCAACGGCACGACCTGGACGACGGTCTCGGCCCGGCGCGGCGAGAACGGCGGCGTCGACGACGTCACCTTCACGCCGACCACGGCCCGCTACGTCCGCATGCAGGGCGTCACCCGGGGCACCACCTACGGCTACTCCCTCTACACCGTCGAGGTGCGCGGCAGCTGACCGGAGCGGGACCGCCGCGGGGCCTGGACGAGGCCCCGCGGCGCGTTCACTCAGGACACCGTCAGCGCGGTGTCGTCGATGACGAAGGACGTCTGCAGCGAGGAGTCCTCCACCCCGGTGAACTTCAGCGTGACCGTCTGGCCGGCGTAGGCCGCCACGTCGAAGGAGCGCAGGGTGTACCCGGCGACGTTCAGGTTCGAGTACGTGGCCAGGGTGGCCGTCCCGACCTGCACGGTCAGCTTGTCGTACTGCACCGTGGTGCTCGTCTCCGCCGTGCTGATCTTCAGGTAGAACGACAGGGTGTAACTCGCGCACCCGGCCGGCAGGGTGACCGACTGGGACAGGGTGTCGGTGTGCGCCGAGCCGTACCCGTCGAGCCAGGCGTCCTGGGTGCCGGTGCGCGGCGAGCCGTTGCCGGTGTTCGCCCCGATCACCCCGGACGTCGCCGTCCACGACGCCGCGCCGGACTCGAAGCCCGGGTTGGCGATCTTCTGCCCCGGGCTGGAGCAGGTCCCGGTGCCGTTGACCGTCAGCGCGTAGGTCACCGTGTGCGTGACCGTCCCCGACCCGGAGATCGTCAATGTGTAGGTCCCCGGCGCGGCCGAGGCCGTGGTCGAGATCGTCACGGTCGACGATCCGCCCGAGGTCACCGAGGACGGGTTGAATGCCACGGTCACCCCGGCCGGCGCGCCGGAGGCCGTCAGGTTCACGGTCTGCGGGTTGCCGGAGGTGGTCGACGTGCTCAGGGTCGTCGTCGTGGAGCCGCCCGGGTTCACGGCGCCGGACGTCGGGCTCAGCGACATCGCGTAGTCGTCGGCGGGGGCCGAACCGACCGCGAGGGCCCACACGGCGTACGCCTCGGCGTCGGCGTACCGGTCCAGGGAGGTGGTGTTGATGTTCGAGGGGTAGGAGTCGCAGGCCTTGTGGTAGCAGGAGTCGTACGCCGCGCCGGCGGTGCCGCCCCACTTGGTGACCTGCGCGCTGGTCTTGGTGCGGCCGGCGCCGGTCGAGTTGATCGACGCGGGGATGCCGGCGTCGCGGAACGAGCCGTCGTCCGAGCAGCACTCGGTGGACGTCTCGGTCGGCACGCTGATCGACACGAAGTACTCCCGCAGCTTCACCGCGACAGCGTCGGTGCCGGTGACGAAGTACCCGGCGTTCGTGGAGGCGATCATGTCGAACGTGCCGTACGCCTTGATGGCGCTCTTCTGGGTCGACGTCAACGAGTTGACGTAGAACGCCGAGCCGATCAGGCCCTGCTCCTCGCCGGCCCACCAGGCGAACCGGACGTGGTTGGTCATGGTCGGGTTCGCCGCGGCCAGGGCCAGGGCGACCTCCAGCAGCGACGCCGAGCCGGAGCCGTCGTCGTTGATGCCGGGGCCGGCGCTCACGCTGTCGAGGTGGCCGCCGAACATGTAGGTGTTGGCGGTGTTGCCGCCCGGCCAGTCGGCGATCACGTTCTTCGCCGAGCCGTTGCAGCTCGTGCAGGTCTGCAGCGTGACGGTGTACCCGGCCGCCTGCAGCTTCTGCTGCACGTAGGACACGGAGGCGGTGTGGCCGCCGGTGCCGGTCGCCCGGTTGCCGCCGTTGTTGGTCGCGATGGTCTGCAGCTGTTGCAGGTGGGCCTTGACGTTGTTCACGTCGATGTTCGGTGCGGCGGCCAGCGTGGTGCCGGCCGCCGACGGCGCGCCGGGGGTCGCGGCCGACGGCTGTGCACCCAGCGTCACCGCCCCGGCGACCAGGGCCAGGACCAGTCCGACCGTCCCTGTTACACGTCTCATGAGGGCTCCTCGTGTTCGGGGGCCGTTAACACGGCTGGCCGTAGACAAACAGACCCCGAAGACCAACACAAGACATCGGTACCCTTGAATTGTTACGAACATAACAAGGGTCACTCGACGTGACCTCGGGCGGCGTCGGGGGCGGCTGGTCCGATAGCCTCTGGCGATGCCGCCACGCTTGATCAACTTGCTGCGTTCGCTGACCCCGGGCTCGCCGGCCCTGCTGGCGTTGACGACGAGTTCGCTCGTCGCGTCGATCGGGCGGGGCACGTTCATCACGATCAGCGTGGTGTTCTTCTCCCGGTCGGTCGGCCTGAGCGCCAGCCAGGTGGGGCTCGGCATGACCATCGCGGCCGTGATCGGCCTGTTCGCCGGGGTGCCGGCCGGCTACCTCGCCGACCGGGTCGGGCCGCGCGCGGTGACGATCGCGCTGGGCTGCCTCCAGGCGGTGGTCCTCCTCGGGTACACCATGGCGCATGGTTTCGTGGCTTTCGTCGTGGTCGCCGGCGCGGTGTCGCTCGTGGAGTCCGGGCTCGGCGCCAGCCGGGGCGCGCTGATCGCCGGGGCGGTGCCGGCCGAGGAACGGGTCCGCACCCGCGCCTACCTGCGGTCCGTGACCAACGTCGGCTGGGTGCTCGGCGCGCTGCCCGCCGGCTGGGCGCTGCAGCACGACACCCGCGGCGGCTACCTAGCCGTGATCGTGCTCAACTCCGCGCTGTTCCTGACGGCCGCGCTGCTCAACCTGCGGGTGCCGGCCGTGCCGCCGCAGCCCCGCGCCGCCAACGGCCCCCAGCTCGTGGCCCTGCGCGACCGACCGTTCCTCACGGTGACCCTGCTCAACGCCGTGCTGTGCATCCATTACGGGATGCTCAACATCGCCGTGCCGCTCTGGGTCGTCAACCGCACCAACGCGCCCGCCTGGGTGGTCGCCGCGGCCACGGCCCTCAACGCCGTCGTGGTCGTGCTGTTCCAGGTCCGGGCCAGCCGGGGGACCGGCGACGCGACCGGCGGCGCCCGCGCGCAGCGGGTCTCCGGGGTGCTGCTGCTGGCCGCGTGCCTGCTGTACGCGCTCGCCGCCGGGCAACCGGCCTGGGTCGCGGCCGTGGTGCTGCTCGTGGGCGCGTTCGTGCACGTGCTCGGGGAGCTGCGGCAGGCGGCCGGCGGGTGGGGCATCTCCTTCTCTCTGGCCCCGGAGCACGCCCAGGGCCAGTACCAGGGGCTCTACAACATGAGCTTCTCCTTCGCCAGCGTCGTGGCGCCGGCGATCCTGACCACGGTCGTCGTCGGGTGGGGCTGGCCGGGGTGGCTGCTGTTCGGGCTGGTGTTCGCCGGGGCGGGGTTCGCCGTGCCGCCGGCGGTGCGGTGGGCGCGGCGGACGGCCCCGGAACTCGTGCCCAGCTGACGCCGGGACTCCCCGACCCGTCGGGGCACACGCCAGGATTCCCGGCCCGCCGGGACACGCTGGGAGTGCAGGCGCAGGGCGCGTGCCGTGCGGCCCGGAGTCGCCGACGCGGACCGGGTCAGGCCCCACCGTAACCGTCAGAGGTTTCTGGGCAGGTCCAGCTCGAAGCGCGCGCCGAGCGGGCTGTCCGTCGCGCGGAGGGTGCCGCGGTGCTGGGCGGCCAGGTCGCGTGCGATGGCCAGGCCCAGGCCGGTGCCGCCGGAGTCGCGGTCGCGGGCGGCGTCGAGCCGGGTGAACCGCTCGAAGATCCGTTCCCGGTCAGCCGGCGCGATGCCCGGTCCGTCGTCGGCGACCACGACCGTCACCCGGGCGTCGTCGCGGGTCACGGTGACGACCACCTCCGTGGCGGCGTGCCGGGCGGCGTTGTCCAGGAGGTTGCGCAGCAGCCGGCTCAGGTGCGACTCGTCGCCGGCGACCACGGCCGGGCCGTCCGCCCGCGCCGCGAAGCGCGGCCCGTCCGGATGCAGGTAGCCGCGCTCGGCGACCTGTTCGCATGCCAGGTCGGCGAGGTCCACGGGCCGCCACGCGCGGCCGTCGGGGTTCCCGGACATGCCGTCCTGCGCGAGCCGGCCCGGGCCGGAGGCGCCGTCCTGCGCGATCCGGCCCGCGGTCGGGCGGCCGGCGGGGGTGGTGCGGTCGAGGCGGGCGAGCAGCAGCAGGTCGTCGGTCAGGCCGCCCAGCCGGCGGGCCTCGTGCAGCGTCCGGCCGAACTCCGCCGGCCAGTCCACCCCCTCCGGATGGGCGAGGGTGACCTCCATGCCGGTCCGCAGGCTCGCGAGGGGGCTGCGCAGCTCGTGCGCGGCGTCCGCCACGAATCCGCGCTGCCGGGCGACGGCCTCCTCGAGGCGGTCGAGGGTCGCGTTGGTCGTGACGGCCAGCCGGGTGATCTCGTCCCCGGACGGCGGCACCGGCACCCTGCGGTGCAGTTCGTGCCCGGTGATCTGGGCGAGGCGTTCCCGGATCTCCTCGACCGGCCGCAGCGCCCGGCCCGTGACGAACCAGGCCATCAGGGCCACGAACAACACCCCGACGGGTACAGCCCCCGCCAGCGCCCGGTCCACGGCGGCCACCGCGGCCTCGGCCTCGTCGGGGAGCACGGCGACGTAGGCCAGCACGTGCTCCTGCGCCCCGTACGTGGCGGCCGGCACGCCGTACCGCTCGGCCAGGGCCCTCATCCTCGCCGCGTCGACCGGCCCCGACGCGACGACGGCGAAGCGGACGTCCTTGTCGTCGAACGGCTGCGCGACGCCCATGTCCAGCGACTGGGAGTGCAGGGTAAACGTGTTGCTCCAGCCCGCCCACAGGTCACCGTCGACGACGGGCAGCGTGATCCGGCCCGACAGCAGGTAGGGGTTCAGCGCGCCGTCGACCACCACGACCCGACCGTCGGGCAGCGCGACCGCCCAGTCGGACCGGTTCGGCGTCGGCCGGGGCACGTCCGGGTCGGTGAAACTGTCGCTGATCACGGCCTGCGCGGTGAGGGTGGCCTGCCGGGTCGCCGAGTCCATCCGGCTGTCGTAGATCTCCGACCGCATCCACAGCGCGCCGAGTCCGAAGGCGAGCGTCGCCGCCACGGCCGAGGCGAGGGCCGCTCGGAACCGGACCGAGCCGAGCCGGCGCAGGATCGCGGGGCCGTCGGGCCGCAGGAACGGCCAGTGCCACGGACCGCGCGACCGCCGGCCCCACCGGCCGGCCCGCCACCAGTGGCCGGCCCCGGCCCGTGAGCCGGTGTCCGGGCTAGGCACGGGCCGCCACCAGCCGGTACCCGGCGCCGCGCACGGTCTCGATGCTGCGTACCCCGAACGGGATGTCCATCTTGCGGCGCAGGGCGCGGACGTACACCTCGACGATGTTGACGTCCCCGTCGAACGCCTGGTCCCACACCTCGTCGATGATCTCCGACTTGGTGACGACCTCGCCGGCCCGCCGGCCGAGGCACGCCAGCACCGCGAACTCCTTGGCCGTGAGCGCGACCTCGGCGTCCCCGCGCCGGCAGCGCCGCTCGGCCGGGTCGATCCGCAGGTCGCCCACGGTGAGGACCGTCGGCCGGGCCGCGCCGCCGCGCCGGATCAGGGCGCGCAGCCGGGCGACGAGCACCACGTAGGAGAACGGCTTGGACAGGTAGTCGTCGGCGCCGGTGTCGAGGGCCTCGGCCTCGTCGTACTCGCCGTCCTTCGCTGTGAGCATCAGGATCGGGGTGTCCACGCCGTCGGCCCGCAGGGCCGCGCACACCCGGTAACCGTTGAGGCCGGGGAGCATGATGTCGCAGATCACCGCGCGGTAGCCGTGCAGCCGGGCCAGGGACAGTCCGGTCAGCCCGTCGTGGGCCACGTCGACGGCGAAACCCTCGGCCATCAGGCCGTGCCTCAGCGACGCGGCCAGGGCGCGTTCGTCCTCGATCACCAGAATGCGCATCGGACCCATCGTCGCACAGCGTCACCGAACCACCTGAAGATCGCTTCAGCTTGCTTCAGGCCGGGTTCAGCCCGGCCGGGCGACGGTCGTCGGCATGACCCGCCGCTGGGCGCTCGCTGCGTCACTCTTCGTTCTATACACGGCACTGTCCGTAACAGACCATCTCCGGATGCGCACCACCGGCTATGACCTGGGCATCTTCGAACAGGCAATTCGGGGGTACGCCGAGGGCCGCGCCCCCGTCTCCGAACTCAAGGGCCCCGGCTTCCACCTGCTCGGCGACCACTTCCACCCGGTCCTGATGCTGCTGGCCCCCGTCTACCGGCTGTTCCCCGGCCCGCTGACGCTGCTCGTCGCCCAGGCCGCGCTGTTCGCCGTCTCTGCCGTGCCGGTGACCCGACTGGCCGTGATGGTGGTGGGCCGGTGGCGTGGCCTCGGGCTCGGCGTCGCCTACGGGCTGTCCTGGGGCGTGCAGCAGGCCGTCGACTTCGACTTCCACGAGATCGCGTTCGCGGTGCCGCTGCTCGCCTTCAGCCTCGATGCCCTGGCGACCGGCCGGTGGCGGCGCGCGGCGCTGTTCGCCCTGCCGCTGCTCCTCGTCAAGGAGGACCTCGGCCTGACGGTGGCGGCGATCGGGATCTGCCTGGCGTGCCGTGGGACGCACGTCCGCGACACGTGGCGGGCCTTCCGGGCCGGCGGCGTGTCGCCGGTGCTCCGGCAGCGCCTGCTCGGTGGCGCGCTCGTCGCCACCGGCGTCGCCGGGACCCTGCTCACCGTCCTCGTGCTGATCCCGGCGTTCAACCCGGCCGGCGACTACGCCTACACGGCCACGGCCGGCCGCCCGCTCGCCGGCCTCGACGCCAAGGAGTGGCTGCTGTTCGCGCTGCTCGCGCCGACCCTGTTCCTGGCCGTGCGCTCCCCGCTGGTCCTGGTCGCCGTGCCGACCGTGGCACTGCGGCTGTGGTCGGGCACCCCGAACCACTGGAGCACCGGGTTCCACTACGACGCGGTGCTGATGCCGGTCCTGTTCGTCGCGCTCGTCGACGCGCTGTCGCGGTTGCGGCCCGCGCCGGCCGGCCGGCTCGCGGTCGCGGCGTGCGCCCTCGGGTGCGCGATCGGGGCCTTCCAACCCCTGGCCGGCCTGGCGCACCCCGCCACCTGGCGGGTCCCCCCGCACGTCGCGGCCGTCCGGTCCGCGCTCGACGGGATCCCGGACGGCGCGGTGGTTGCAGCGGACAACCGGCTCGCCCCGCAACTCACGGCCCGCTGCCAGGTGTACCGCCACCCGGAAGTCCCGCCCGGCGTCCACCCCGACTGGATCGCCACCACCGACCCGGACGTCCGGCCGCCGGACGGCTACGAGGTCGCGCACCGCGCACCGGGCCTGACCCTGCTGCGACGGTCGCCGATCTCCGACCCGCCGCACCCCCCGAACGTCCACTCTGTACCCTCTGCGACAACAATCACACAGGGGGTGACATTCGAGGCAGCGCCGGCCTAGCGTGCCAGGAGTGTGGAACGCGCAGAGTGTCCACTTCGCCCTAGGGAGAAAAGCGTGCGGAACAGGCTCTTACGGATAACGATGGCGGCCGTCCTCGGGGTCGGCGCGACCGTCGGCCTCGCGGCGACCACCGGCTACGCGGCCCCACCGACCTCCGCCGACCGTTCGGGGACGCCGGTCGCCGGCCTCCGGGTACCCTCGTCGCTGTCCGCCGTCCGGGGCGCCGCGCGCTTCGACGCCGTCGCCCCCGAGGCCACCCCGCTGCCGGTCGGCCAGAAGACCCGGACCTGGACCATCGCCAGGTACGCCGCCGCCTGGCGCACGGCCAACGGCCGCGCGATGACCGACCGCGAACGCGACGCGCTCGCCCGGGGCTGCATCGGCGTCACGACCGTCAACATCGAACGGGGCAACATCAACCCGCCGCTCGGCCTGTCGTTCGGCACCTTCGAGAAGGCGACGGCCGTGCGGGACGCGCTCGACGCCGTCCTCGCCGGGGCCGCCGGCCGGACCGACTACGCCGCCCGGGTCGGCGCGGATCCGTTGCTGTCGACCCTCGACAACGTGACGGAATCGCTGCCGGCCGGCGACCCGGACCAGTGGGCGGCCGTCGTGTTCTCGAAGCGGTTCCACTCCGGCCAGGACTCGACCTGGACCGCGGCGGAGACCGACCGCGCGTTCCGCCCCGACGCCCGCGGCCAGGTCGACATGTCCGCCTACCACTACCGCGCGAAGCCGGGCTACGTGAACTTCGACTACGGCTGGTACGACCCGGCGACCGGCTCCTGGTGGCACGCCAACCACGCCGAGCCCGGCAT
Proteins encoded in this window:
- a CDS encoding discoidin domain-containing protein translates to MRSHRYSRAAAVAALAVVAALTVGAPPAAAANPAPDVVPALQEWTAGTGSLQLTSSSRIVVPAGAAPRVGQLATQLVAEVTELTPLRLTTATGGPAQGDITLKVDPNASYGGVLATLKPEAYRLDTTATGVTVTGASDTGLYYGTRSLLQILVRGTTVALGSAVDYPNYAVRGFMLDVGRRYFTPEFIQSYIKWMGWLKLNTFQLHLNDNEIQAPNGDWTKAYSAFRLKSTNPTFSGLAATDGSYTRADWDSFEATAAAHAVTLVPEIDAPGHARAFVKAHPELGLNGGNSDNLDLSKAATTDYMKSVYSEFAPWFKGPALHMGADEYPGDKGLQRTYINTMAGHIRSLGKQVRIWGDFNSFPGGATGSDRDITINSWNNGYYSGQNAIDDGYDVINSNDSNLYVVPFATYYHPQGLDGAWLYSSWEPNVFADQTVPAQHARLKGAMPAVWNDLVHATYTELDVHGLVKKSFAVLAQKEWSGTRSGTDYGAFVARVTAVGMGPGVAYIRPVVNPNDLALGKPTTASSQETSGLAPVFATDGEQSTRWASTYSDNQWIQVDLGATKSIGNVVLDWEGAYGKDYDLQVSPDGTTWTTVAQRRGRTTAGVDTIALTSVAARYVRMQGIARGTTFGYSLFRFEVLADATDLARGGTASASSQETANFPAAKAIDGDPATRWSSAYTNGEWFQVDLGASKTVGRVVLTWEAAYGKDYDLQVSANGTTWTTVSARRGENGGVDDVTFTPTTARYVRMQGVTRGTTYGYSLYTVEVRGS
- a CDS encoding M28 family peptidase, which codes for MRRVTGTVGLVLALVAGAVTLGAQPSAATPGAPSAAGTTLAAAPNIDVNNVKAHLQQLQTIATNNGGNRATGTGGHTASVSYVQQKLQAAGYTVTLQTCTSCNGSAKNVIADWPGGNTANTYMFGGHLDSVSAGPGINDDGSGSASLLEVALALAAANPTMTNHVRFAWWAGEEQGLIGSAFYVNSLTSTQKSAIKAYGTFDMIASTNAGYFVTGTDAVAVKLREYFVSISVPTETSTECCSDDGSFRDAGIPASINSTGAGRTKTSAQVTKWGGTAGAAYDSCYHKACDSYPSNINTTSLDRYADAEAYAVWALAVGSAPADDYAMSLSPTSGAVNPGGSTTTTLSTSTTSGNPQTVNLTASGAPAGVTVAFNPSSVTSGGSSTVTISTTASAAPGTYTLTISGSGTVTHTVTYALTVNGTGTCSSPGQKIANPGFESGAASWTATSGVIGANTGNGSPRTGTQDAWLDGYGSAHTDTLSQSVTLPAGCASYTLSFYLKISTAETSTTVQYDKLTVQVGTATLATYSNLNVAGYTLRSFDVAAYAGQTVTLKFTGVEDSSLQTSFVIDDTALTVS
- a CDS encoding MFS transporter; its protein translation is MPPRLINLLRSLTPGSPALLALTTSSLVASIGRGTFITISVVFFSRSVGLSASQVGLGMTIAAVIGLFAGVPAGYLADRVGPRAVTIALGCLQAVVLLGYTMAHGFVAFVVVAGAVSLVESGLGASRGALIAGAVPAEERVRTRAYLRSVTNVGWVLGALPAGWALQHDTRGGYLAVIVLNSALFLTAALLNLRVPAVPPQPRAANGPQLVALRDRPFLTVTLLNAVLCIHYGMLNIAVPLWVVNRTNAPAWVVAAATALNAVVVVLFQVRASRGTGDATGGARAQRVSGVLLLAACLLYALAAGQPAWVAAVVLLVGAFVHVLGELRQAAGGWGISFSLAPEHAQGQYQGLYNMSFSFASVVAPAILTTVVVGWGWPGWLLFGLVFAGAGFAVPPAVRWARRTAPELVPS
- a CDS encoding sensor histidine kinase; protein product: MPSPDTGSRAGAGHWWRAGRWGRRSRGPWHWPFLRPDGPAILRRLGSVRFRAALASAVAATLAFGLGALWMRSEIYDSRMDSATRQATLTAQAVISDSFTDPDVPRPTPNRSDWAVALPDGRVVVVDGALNPYLLSGRITLPVVDGDLWAGWSNTFTLHSQSLDMGVAQPFDDKDVRFAVVASGPVDAARMRALAERYGVPAATYGAQEHVLAYVAVLPDEAEAAVAAVDRALAGAVPVGVLFVALMAWFVTGRALRPVEEIRERLAQITGHELHRRVPVPPSGDEITRLAVTTNATLDRLEEAVARQRGFVADAAHELRSPLASLRTGMEVTLAHPEGVDWPAEFGRTLHEARRLGGLTDDLLLLARLDRTTPAGRPTAGRIAQDGASGPGRLAQDGMSGNPDGRAWRPVDLADLACEQVAERGYLHPDGPRFAARADGPAVVAGDESHLSRLLRNLLDNAARHAATEVVVTVTRDDARVTVVVADDGPGIAPADRERIFERFTRLDAARDRDSGGTGLGLAIARDLAAQHRGTLRATDSPLGARFELDLPRNL
- a CDS encoding response regulator transcription factor, which produces MRILVIEDERALAASLRHGLMAEGFAVDVAHDGLTGLSLARLHGYRAVICDIMLPGLNGYRVCAALRADGVDTPILMLTAKDGEYDEAEALDTGADDYLSKPFSYVVLVARLRALIRRGGAARPTVLTVGDLRIDPAERRCRRGDAEVALTAKEFAVLACLGRRAGEVVTKSEIIDEVWDQAFDGDVNIVEVYVRALRRKMDIPFGVRSIETVRGAGYRLVAARA
- a CDS encoding DUF2079 domain-containing protein: MRTTGYDLGIFEQAIRGYAEGRAPVSELKGPGFHLLGDHFHPVLMLLAPVYRLFPGPLTLLVAQAALFAVSAVPVTRLAVMVVGRWRGLGLGVAYGLSWGVQQAVDFDFHEIAFAVPLLAFSLDALATGRWRRAALFALPLLLVKEDLGLTVAAIGICLACRGTHVRDTWRAFRAGGVSPVLRQRLLGGALVATGVAGTLLTVLVLIPAFNPAGDYAYTATAGRPLAGLDAKEWLLFALLAPTLFLAVRSPLVLVAVPTVALRLWSGTPNHWSTGFHYDAVLMPVLFVALVDALSRLRPAPAGRLAVAACALGCAIGAFQPLAGLAHPATWRVPPHVAAVRSALDGIPDGAVVAADNRLAPQLTARCQVYRHPEVPPGVHPDWIATTDPDVRPPDGYEVAHRAPGLTLLRRSPISDPPHPPNVHSVPSATTITQGVTFEAAPA